The window TGAGTGGATTAGTCATCAAGGTGGTAAAGAATGCTTGTGCTGCACCATTTGCAATCCATGTTGCAGTGGCACTTATCCCAAGACCAATGGCATATGCACCAAGGGCAACAGCTACACCAAGAACTATTGGTTCAAGTGTTTCCCAATTTTGAGCCAGTAAACTGATAAAGTCAAGTAATGGTTGTGAAGCCATCAATATATTATTGGTGACACCAGTCCAAACTTGTCCCCATGTCATAGGCATGGATTCAAATTCTTGGTTAATAGCATCAGTAGCACCAAGCATTGAATTCTTGACTATTTCAGCAGTGATCATTCCTTCTGATGCCATGTCCTTGATCTGTCCAATAGGAACATTTAAGTAATCTGCAATGGATTGAATAACATTTGGTGCTGCTTCAAATACTGCATTAAGTTCTTCACCACGCAAGACACCTGAACCAAGTGCTTGTATTAATTGAAGTGAAGCTGATGCCATTTCTTGTTGTGAAGCACCTGCAATGACAAACATTTTATTTAGGTTTTCAGCGAAAGCAATGGTTTCAACATTAGAAGCAAAAGCATCACCTGCACGTTGACCAAGTTTTGCAACCACATCTGCTGTATCAGCATATGATGCCCTTGCTCTTTGTGCTGATTGGAATATCATATCTTGTAATTCTTCTGTTGTTTGCAATCCATCATTTATTAGATTTAACCTTGCTTCTGTCTGTGTCATCTGATCGGACACACTAACTAAATTACCAATACTTTGAATTGACATATATGCAGCAGCCAGTCCAAGTAATTTATTTTCTAACCCACTTGCAGCAGAAGTTCCATCCCTAATCTGATTATTGAATTGACCTTGTGCATCAACATTATCTCTGATATATCTTTCAGTACCACCAACAGTCTGTGATAACCTCATATAAGCTTGATTTGCTTCATCTACATCCATTCTTTGAAGTGCTTGATTCAAGTCATCCTGTTGGTCTACTGCTTGACTTAACTGCATTCTTAATTGTTCCAGTTCACTGTTTGCCAAATCAGTTCCAAGATTCATTGGATTACTTTCAATTTGGTCAATCTGTGTTCTAATTCTTTGAATTCTTCCTGTCATAGCATTCAAATCAGAAACCATGTTGTCAGGGAATATGTCAGTAGTAGATGCTTGTTGTGCAATCTGCTCTTGTGTACTGTTCAAAGTGTTCAACATTGTATTTGTTGATTGAACTTCCTGTTGGAATCTTTCAATTCCAGTATTCGTGAACACTTCCATGTTATCTGAATTCCAAATAGGTTGGACAGGCACATTGGCTGTTGTTTGACCTGAAATATTAAATTCAAGATCAGGTGATATTATTCGTGAAAGTTCTTCTTCCATTTGTCTAATTGCAATAGTAGCTTGGTCTATTTCTTCTCTTGCTCCATCAAAATTAGATCCATCAAATGAATTACTTGCTACTGACTGCATGTCCTCAAAAGAATTCACTGTTACCATTAATGCACTTGCTATATCGTGCAGTGGTGCTGATATTCTATCTATAAGTTCAATTTGAGAACTAATACTTGCCATAGTTTACACCCCCTTTCTTTTAAATAATGTTTTGATTTTATCTATACCAAAGAACTTTTTATTGCTCTTGATATATTCAGCTTTGACACTTCTTCTTTTCTTTTCCCATTCACATGCTGATTTGTAGCCATCTTCTTGAAATTCTAAGTTGTAATATTCAATGGCAAGTTTAATCCATTTGTCATTTTTCTTTTCCCACTTTGGAATTCTTTTTCTCATGTAGGTATAGAAACCTTGTTTTGTACCAAGTAGATCATCAGGAAGTGACATCACTGCTGTCATAATTGAAACTGACCTTTCGAGATCATAAGCCTTATTCAGAAGAATCTTGCCATCCCCAGTTATAGCCATGAAATCATCAGCATTTGTTTTGGTAAAAGTCAGTTCCTTGATGTATTCCATTTCAACATAATTGAAATTCACTGCCCAAAGGTCATTATTTATAACTGTGATATTTGTATTCATTTTCTTCACCTGCCTTTCATCCAAGTAATTCTTCAATGCATTCATCACTGAACAATCTAATTTTAAGCAAGTTCACAAGTCTGTTTTTGTGTCTGTCTATGGTCTTCACATCCACTTCAAAATAATAAGCAATATCTTCTCTAGTCTGTCCTTCAAAGTATTTCATAGGGATTAACTCATAATATGGATCATCTTTGATGATATTAAGTGCAGCATCTATTTGAGAAATATATCCTTCAATTTGAACAATAGATGCCTTTATCTTTTGAATTGCATTCATTGATTTTTCATATTCGTTTGAATTGTCATAGTTGTTGCTTGAACTCCATTGAACAAAGCTTTTACTTCGCTTTGATATACCTTCTTTTTCAATGGTTTCAATTTCTTCCAACTTGCTTTTCAACACATTTTCAAATTTGGGATAATTATATAATAATGTTTCAGTCTTTTGAAATGCTGTTTGTCTAGTAGATTTCAACATTCTTTGCTTTTTAAGTTCATTGAATGTTGATTCAACAGTTTTTTCTTGAATTAATTCTTTAAGTCTTTGTTCTATATTCATTGGAATAACCCCCTTTTAGAAGTCAAGGGAACGAGGTGTCAAATCCCTATCCACTTGCATCTTAAAATTTAACCTTCAACAGTTTCATGTTCTGTCTGATCTGTTACCTGACCAATTCCAGGGATGGTCTTTGCATATTCTTCAATAATCTGTGCAAAACCAATAATGTTGTCTTCATCTGCCATCTGTTCATATGAATCAATTGGAACACTATAAGACTGACCATTCATGATAAATGTCTGTCCATCTTCCCTTGGATAGATAAACAGCATATTTGCAATGCTTTCCATTTCATCAAAGGTGTTCATTACCATTTCAACTTTGTTCAACTTTCCAAATGTTTTAGGGTAGGTGCTGTTTCCATTTGGGTCTATTAGATCAACCCTCTTACCAATCACATTCTTAAACAGCTTCATTTGATTATAGTCATCAATGAAGTCTTTCAGGATCATGTATGCTTTATCATCTGTAATCTGTTCAGCTTCAATCATAAGGAATTGAAGTGCATTGTTCACTTTGGTTGCATAATCAGAAGGTTTGGATGCCTTATTGAACAGTTCAGGAAGAACTTGTTTCTTTGCTTTATCCAAGATAACTTTCAACTTTTGGTTATAAACCTTATTGATTTTCGCATTACTGGATTTTACAGCAGCAACTTCATTTCTGATTTGTTCCTGAATATAGTCCATTGCATAGGTGTTGACCTGCTTACCCCATTCTTCAACTATTCTTTTGATTTCTTTTTTCATTTGTTCACTGTTTGCATGGTATGCATCAATGATTGCTTGTATTTTCTTAATTAATTCAAACATTTTAATTTTCCCCTTTCGTGGTTTGATATGGATTTTCTAATTCTTCCAAACCTGCTTTTTTTAGTTCTTGGTTCATCTTGATATAAACTGCATTAATCTTTGCATCATACAGTTTTCTTGCTTTATCAATTCTTTTTTCCTTTTCTTCTTTGGTGATCATCAGGTGATGCATTCCATGTCTTTTGTTTCTATTGGTCTTGATTCTTCTGATAACCTGATTCTTTTCCTTATTCAGTTGAAGAACCTTGTCCAATTGCTGTGTAATATAATCATTCATAGGATTCACCGACCTTCTTAATATGTTGAATTTATAAATCCATGTTGATTCCATTCATCAGGATCACCAACTGTCATTGCAGCAATAGCAGTCCAAAATGTTCTTCTTTGTGATGGATGCAACTTTGATTTGAAGTCCTGGATCTGACTGTCAATATAGGTCTTGATTTCTTCTTTGTTGTAAAGTGCTTTAACTAATAGTTCAGCCTTTGGTTTGGATTCAGGTATGATGTACCCTGCAAATTTAGCAACCTCAACTGCAAGGGTTATTTGACTTCTTTCTTCACCGTTGAAGTATCTGAACACAAATTCATCAGCAAATTTCTTTTCTTGATCTGTCAATTTTCTTCACCTTCCTTTCTTCAAATTATTAAATAATAAATTTTAATCGTTGATATATTAAGCTTTAACTAGGTTTTTGTTACTAACTTGTTATTATTAATCATCTTCATCATCTTCACCCAAATCATCAACAAACACTACTGTTGAAAAACCTTCCACTTTCAGCTTTTCATCAGGTTTGAATCCTGCTCTATCAAGAATGTCCTTTGCTGCCATATATCTGACCATGTCATTCTTGGAATCAAGAAGATTTGTTTGTGTTTTGAATGCCTTTGCTGCAACTGATCTGATACTTAGTGCAATCAGATAATCCAATTCTTGCATGAATTCATCATTCTTTTTCCATTCACATATGGTCTTTTCAGTGATGTTAATCTGCTTTGCAATTTCCTTTTGTGTGTGTTCACCTGATGCCATCAATTTGATGCATTTTTTCTGTTTTGCTGATAACATAGACCCACCCCCTTTTTCTTCACATTTATTTACTACATTCCCAATGATTCAGCCACTGGTTTAAGTTGTTCATCTTCCATCAGATGCTTGAAAAATTCATCAGTCAGACAAATCTTCAAAATCATCATTGCTGCTTTCTTTCTGTTCCTTTCATAATCACCGATTAGAACAGCAACTGCTTCAACAACCAAATCAATATTTTTAATTTTCACTTCATCCATGTCATGCACATCCTTTCAAAACCTATCATCAGAACTCATATAACGGTCATATACAAGTTTTCTTTCGTTCTGTGGGTATTTCTATCCCTAGTCATCACTAATGGCAAAAATAACAACCAGGGAAGAACTACATCACGAAATATGAAAGTGTCAATATTCATTCAAGAACTTGACATATTAATTATACCAATTTACTTTCTGAAAATCTTCCCAAAACACAATATATGGTCAAATGTTAAAAATCAACCACTACATGTTGTGTTGTTTTAGCAAATAAAATCCCCACCACATTTAGCAGCAGGGATTTTGTTTCATCTTTCATTTACGATTTTTCTTACTGTTTCAACACTTAGATTAATCATATCAGCTATTTCAGGTATAGTTGCACCTGTATGATATGAATTTTTAATGTATTTATTTCTAGTCAGATTATCAGGGAACTTAGGCATATTGTTCGGAATATAAAGATGCATACAAGGAAATTCATCCATTATCTTTTGTGCTACTTCTTCACCAATAACTTCTTTTACTTCATAAAATGATACTGTTGCCATTCAATCATCCTTCCATATAAAATTTAACTTCATCTTTCAGCTTGATGGTTTCCCAACCAAGGTATTTTCTTAATATGTTCATAGAATCAATCAATGCTTTGATTTCATCATAATATGGGTTATCAGATAACTTCTTGTATTTACCTGATTTATGTTCTTCAACAAACCAATCCAAAAGTACTTCATAATGTGATTTCATTCCATTTATTACATGATCCATACTTATCATCCTTTCTTGAATTGATAGGCTTCACATGATAAAATCAAAGTGCGAATTTAATATGTATCACATGAAGTCATTGTATAATTGATTTATGCAGTGGCTTTATTCTTGTAAAGATTTGAAGAAATTATATGCAGCTTTAAATCCGTTGTAAAAACCTTGACGTTCTGCTTCTGTTGCAACATCATCACATTGTGATTCAATCTTACGAATAAGATCTTTATCAAAATCTGTACTTTCCAAATATTCCAGTGATTCATTAAAGCTTTCTCTATCTTTCTTGTAATCATCTACTTCAATAAAACTTTCTGATTCTCTTAATTCAAATAGTATTAAATCTAAAATTTTTTCATTCATCATTAACACACCCCTTTCAAGTCTTCAATTACACGATCACAAGATTGCTCTAGTGATTCTAAACTTAGTGATTCTGATATTTTTTCCATGAAAAGCAATAATGCTTTCTTTTTATCTTCACCACCTAATAAATGCTCAATTGATGTACAAATTTGCTTAACCTTTTCAGTTACTCTCTTCTTTGTATTAACTAAATCCATGCAATGATTAAGTAATTGACTATATTGATCATAAGTCTGAAATTCAATTTTAATATCCAAATCAAGTGATCTTAATAATTCATTGATTATATGAATCTCATATCCTTTAGTTGCAGGGAAATTATAACATTGTATCTCGTTGTTATTTTCAAATGCTACCAAAACCATTGGTTGACCCTTCCCATCAGGTACAAGTTCCAAATGCAATAAGTTATTTGAATTAATTGCTTCAAATACCTCTTTTATTTCTATTGCTGTTAATTCCTTCATTGTTCCATTATCAATTTTCATAATCATTTTATTTTCCACCTTTCATAGTTAAGAATTCATTAAATGCAACCTTATCAATACTATAAGTAAACTTACCATCTATTTTTTCAGCAGTACCAAACGGAAATATGCCCTTCTGTAAACCTGTTCTAATAAATTGTTCTGTTTCCCCTAATATGCTTGCAACTTCTTTAATCATCATTTCATTTTCCACCTTTCTTATATGTTTTATTGACCTGATGTACTGATTTGCTACATCAGATTATCTTCAAGTATATATTCATAAATTCACATTGAACCGTGAACTGCACCGTGAACCGATTCAAACCATTGTTATTACTTGGTTTCAGAACAACGGTTCAAGCAGTTCAAGGTTTTTCTCTATATTATTTATTTTTTAAGGTATATATTAAATAACTCATAT is drawn from Tepidibacter hydrothermalis and contains these coding sequences:
- a CDS encoding tape measure protein, yielding MASISSQIELIDRISAPLHDIASALMVTVNSFEDMQSVASNSFDGSNFDGAREEIDQATIAIRQMEEELSRIISPDLEFNISGQTTANVPVQPIWNSDNMEVFTNTGIERFQQEVQSTNTMLNTLNSTQEQIAQQASTTDIFPDNMVSDLNAMTGRIQRIRTQIDQIESNPMNLGTDLANSELEQLRMQLSQAVDQQDDLNQALQRMDVDEANQAYMRLSQTVGGTERYIRDNVDAQGQFNNQIRDGTSAASGLENKLLGLAAAYMSIQSIGNLVSVSDQMTQTEARLNLINDGLQTTEELQDMIFQSAQRARASYADTADVVAKLGQRAGDAFASNVETIAFAENLNKMFVIAGASQQEMASASLQLIQALGSGVLRGEELNAVFEAAPNVIQSIADYLNVPIGQIKDMASEGMITAEIVKNSMLGATDAINQEFESMPMTWGQVWTGVTNNILMASQPLLDFISLLAQNWETLEPIVLGVAVALGAYAIGLGISATATWIANGAAQAFFTTLMTNPLTWIAVVIGAVIGMIYKWVQSVGGLEIAWKIAMNGILTAWDWVKIGFFTGVYWVLDLWDQMKLGMMTAGVGITNFMGDMKADVLMILQNMVNGAIDIINGFIDTLNNIPGVSIDTINNVTFGTNAALQNEAEKAARESALEAYRSEIESNMSDRNSQLIQMQADAMEATATRQAEIDSAQVAAFANQNDDSNGSAYDSVASNISDIAENTGAMKDSVDISQEDLKYMRDVAEQETINRYTTPEIKIDMSGMQNIVNNDMDIDGVVNHLSEGVQQALDHACTEGVHS
- a CDS encoding phBC6A51 family helix-turn-helix protein gives rise to the protein MLSAKQKKCIKLMASGEHTQKEIAKQINITEKTICEWKKNDEFMQELDYLIALSIRSVAAKAFKTQTNLLDSKNDMVRYMAAKDILDRAGFKPDEKLKVEGFSTVVFVDDLGEDDEDD
- a CDS encoding Mor transcription activator family protein, yielding MATVSFYEVKEVIGEEVAQKIMDEFPCMHLYIPNNMPKFPDNLTRNKYIKNSYHTGATIPEIADMINLSVETVRKIVNER